The Toxotes jaculatrix isolate fToxJac2 chromosome 6, fToxJac2.pri, whole genome shotgun sequence genomic interval TCAAAAGCACTTCAAGATCATTTTTGCTTGGAAATTGTTTGCTGTCAACAGTGATGTGTGGGGCCGGATATCTGGCAAAAATCAGCTGTTGTGAGAAACCTTCTTTAAATGTTCCTCCATTTGGACACAAAGTCCAAATTCGCCTCAGCTTTGCCACCAGAAGTGCTATCATGTGTGACATCACACAGTGAACTCCTGTCACACTGAATTTAGAGCCTgttgtataaatatttttttctgccaaagtgAAGACTGCGGTCTCTTCTCtcatcctttgtgtgtgtgtgtgtgtgtgtgtgtgtgggcttgttaCTGAGTTCATATGGGTCCAGTAAATCATAGATAggctatgtgtttgtgtgtgtgtgtgttcactatAATTTCTTGCTCACTCTGTAAGGCTTCCTCATGTGCCCTTTGCTCCTTGGATGCAGCTATAAAAGGACCtcagtgtggggaaaaaagcacCTGTATTCACTATTCTTTAATTCACACATGGTCAACACCATGGCCAGCAAATATAAACTAATTTTCACTGGActattgattttcatttcagtgcagtGGACTGTATGTATTTCAGGTAAGGATCGGTTACACAATGTTACTGTCAGGTGTCTTTAGAAACTAAGAACTGCTTTTAGATTGGAGTTACACAACTACTTCAATTTCAAGTacaacacaaagacaatgaCACAAGCTTAATACATAAGGTAATAAAAGAGTTACATGATGACTCCAAAGCAGTGCTAATCAGTTGCCAAtgcttttttaaattgtttatttcattGATTAAAGAGAAATTAAATTGATTGAACCTTTTGCAGTTGCAGGAGAATAtactatattattattaaatatactAAAATATTATAGTTTTTATTAcaaactggtaaaaaaaaaatggtaaaatggtATGGTAAAAAAGAAAGTCATGAGGTTGCCTCTCTAATGGTCTTATTTGTTATCAATTTTCATGAcctttttatttaatatcaTCATTCTTGTATGGGAAAAAGTGGCATGGGAAAGTGGGGTAATTGCCTGTCCTTCATGGCTTTGCTCGGTGTACGCATTTTTTCAATTTGCTTTCAgtgtctgtgatgtttataCACCTATTATTGCATGCAACACAAATTACATCTAGTAAGTCCACTTTTTCTTGCTTACAGAAGAAGAGCTCCATGCCAGCTACTGGAACAACAAAGGAAGGCAGGCTCTTCACAGCGCCCTGAAAATTCAGCCTAATGTTCACCAAGCCAAGAACCTTATCCTCTTCCTGGGGGACGGTAAGTCTGAGAAAGGAGCTCTCCCACCATTTAAGACGTCCTTTTgagcttttattgcttttagGTTGAATTCATTTCCTCAGGTGAGGGGAAGCCAATGGAGCTTGAAAGTGTGAGTCTCATCATCATTGTGGTTGAGTTCACTGGCAGAGGGTGACAGTGTTTTTGAAACCAAATGCATTATGTGACCCTCAGAAAGCGTATGCGTATGGTTAGAAGGAGATGAATGTTGACATCAGATCACCAGCAGTTACTACTGCTTGGAAATCCACACATAACAAAGTGAACTGAGGCTAAACCACAGTCTACACTATTTCTTaacaccaaaaaaagttaaatcagTGCAAAGAGTTCAGACAAGTTCATCGTGCATAGCTGAAGTTTTAGAAACTGGCCGCCTCTTAAATTAATTTGGGCTTCAATGCTAAAATCTTTAAACTCGTAGTTGACCAGGTCTTAAATATACAGGTTACTTCAGGCCATGAAGTAACTTTTGATTGAAAACTCCTTTCTTAATTTTGTAATTAGGCtgtgtaaatgtaaagaaaaaaaaatgtagcaaaGAGAATCTTTTCCACTGCAGTAAGGACTaaagaaaacagtattttccATATCCATATCTACCTCGGTACAGAAACCTAACAAGATGAGCTGATATTTTTATGATATGACATTTAAACCTTAGCCATGACCCCCCTGGCCTTGCAAAAAGATTGTGTAGCCACTGCTGAGCAGCGCCTTCTGTTGACACGATGATTTAGCAGTTCCACTGCACAAATTACAAATTTATTGACTAATTATGGATTTATGGTCACAGCAACCTCCGCCCCAACCCACATGCACGCTGATAGCAGCACAATTAGGGTTTTATCAGTGTTTTAGATTGATCAGTAACATTTAACCACCCCATAAGTGATATGTTTATGAGAACAAATCGCAAAGTTCGTGGTGTTAGTGACCCAATGGTAATACCTTTCTGTGTAGGAATAACTTCTACCATAAACTATCAAGTTtgtaaaagagaagaaatgtggAATACTACTGTATTTGCTTTGCATATTCGCCACCATCTGTGAGTGTAAATAACCTGGATGTCTTTCACTGGCCTTTAAACTCTCACATCAGCTGAGCCTTCTGAGGTTTATTGAACACAATGGCAGCTCTGTACTTCCCTGCTCGATGTTATCTAACACTCAGGTGTGTTTCCACCTGCTTCCAGGTATGGGGATACCAACAGTGACTGCTGCCCGGATCCTCAAAGGCCAGTTGGCAGGGAAATCAGGCGAGGAGACCAGTCTGGTCATGGATACCTTCCCTTACCTGGCGCTGTCAAAGGTCAGCCCACTCTGACCAACACATTAACTTCTACGTGGGAATGTATATTTTAAGCAGTTAAAATGGCGATACCACACATTTAGGGAGTGACATAACTTTAACCCTACtgcaaaaactaaaacacacaattCAGATGAGCTAACACTGTTCACATTAATCTGTGAGATTGTATTTGGCCCTTGCAGACTTACAATGTAGACCAGCAGATGCCAGACAGCGCTGGCACAGCAACAGCATACTTATGTGGTGTGAAGGCTAACTATGGCACCCTGGGTGTCACTGCTGCCACCCCGAGGTCCAACTGTAGTGCTAGCTATGGAAATGAAGTGACATCTGTTCTGCACCGTGCCAAGAAAGCAGGTAGGTACATCGTTCCACAAAGCTTTACTTTTAGTGGCTTCCTTTAGCCGTGGACTTGCATTggttctgttgctgttttgttggtGTTATTCACTAAGGAAATTTGTGCAGACAGaacaatatttttctgttctctATGTTTTTGGTGGTTTGCACATATTTTGCTTTTGTAAGGCTACTGTGCCTGACAAAATCTGTTCAAATACACTCTGACAAAATATGCTTTACAGGACAGTTTTCAGTTTGCAGTGTGTCTGGCTttctctgtcaaaacaaaatgaataaacagcGTATGTGAGGTTGAATGTGCATGCTGTCCACAAAATGTTGAACAAATTATGAccacatttctctgtttttaggAAAATCTGTCGGAATTGTCACAACTACCCGTGTGCAGCACGCCTCTCCTGGTGCAAACTATGCTCACTCTGCCGATCGCAGCTGGTATTCTGACTCTGACCTCCCTGCTGAGGCTGTCCAAAATGGATGCCGTGACATTGCATATCAGCTGATTAGCAACACAGAGATAAATGTAAGTCTTAATATAAAGGTATCTGTATAGCAGAACGGTAGAAAGCTCATGCCCAGTCCCTCAATCTGAAAGTTCTTTAGAGGAAAGTGTTTCAGTTGCATGCACAGTGCACTAAAAGGcctgaaatatatataaactgtCACCATGTCTCTCAATCCAGGTCATTCTTGGTGGAGGTCGTCAATACATGTTTCCCAGAGACAAACCAGATCCAGAGTATCCAAGTTCTACAGGAGACCGAAAGGATGGACAAAATCTTGTTACGGAATGGATGAAGAACAAAAAGGTAAATGGTGGATTTTATGAGTGTGCTCATCAGGTTGagtataaataaatgttttcagccCTTTGACTGAAttacaacagagtttatttgttGCCTACAGAATGTTAAATATGTCTGGAACAAAGCTGATTTTGATGCTGTCAATCCTGCAAATACAGACTTCCTGATGGGTAAGAAGAACCATTTCACCAGTTCAGAGTGTGTACTGTTTACCATACCATTAGTTTTTATGAGAGATGTAAACCATATCTTTCCAGAAAAAATGCACAATCATTATAATCATTAACTAGGATGCAGACTTTATGTGAACCACCAAGGCATCGGATAAAGCTTGTGCTGAAACAATTATTCTATATTTGTTTGAGGTATTTATCAAGCAAGTGATTCTTAAAGGTTTCAACTGCCCTTGAGCCTTTAGGGTGATGGGGTGTCAAGAGGAAAGCTTGTtgaatgtttttcacttttacagTCCAGGTTTGCAATTTAGAGAAAtaagacaaagacattttttccGCACAAGGGCCTGCACATTTGGCATTTGTCAGATCTTAAAAATGAGCCCTGCAATTTCTCTCTGCACTTAGGTCTATTTGAGCCCAAAGACTGTCGTTATGAGTTGGACCGTGATTCGTCCATGGACCCGTCCCTCACTGAGATGATGGAGAAAGCAATACAGATTCTCAGCAAGAACCCTAAGGGATTTTTCCTCTTTGTAGAAGATAAGTAAAATTGGTTTCTGTAGGTCTTTCCCATACTTAAAAGTTTCAATAAATATCAAGTCAATGTTAAACTGTCACTTCAAACTGTCCAATGTTCTGACTTTGGTCATTTTAACACCTGTGATCATTATGTAAGGATCACAGTTCTCAAATAGTTGATATCTATTGTTAGAGTTGCATGATCCTTTCTTTGTCCAAATCAGTATGTCTGTACATATGAATACATAAAATAATATACTACAAATCTATGGAACATGAATTAGATTTCAGAAAAATTAAGAATTGCCATTAGCATGGGTGCGTTACTTGTGTACTAATTTGCCAGTGATTTTCTTTTGGACTTTAGGTGGGAGAATTGACCATGGGCACCATGCAGGGAAGGCCAAAAGAGCTTTGTATGAGGCTGTTGAGTTTGACCGGGCAATCGGGCGAGCAGCTGAACTCACCAGTGAGCTGGACACCCTGTCTGTGGTCACTGCTGACCATTCCCATGTCTTTGCCTTCGGAGGACATTCTGTTAGAGGAAACTCTGTTTTTGGTAAAATGCACTTCTACACTTTGATAAGGTTGGCTTGAGGGAGGATTTGTAATAGAAAGTAAAAATCATCTGACGATCCAAATTTAAACAAACGTGTAGATACCTATTCGTTTTGTGATTTACAGGAGTGTCTCGCTCAATTGCTGAAGACAAGAAGCACTTCACCACTGCTGTGTATGGAAACGGACCAGGATACCAGATTGTTAATGGAACTCGCCCCGATATGAATCAGTCGATTTCATGTAAGTGTGCACTGATAATCTTTGTAGAGAAGACAGAGTAATAAAGTAGCTCCATCTTGTGGTGTACCAGGATATCTACTGTAGAGGCAAAAAGAATTACTGACAGTGAAGCCCCACATGCTCACCTCTTTAAAAAATCAAGGACAGCAATCAACTCCAGTTTTTCAAAGATATTGTAATAACTATCAATTGTATCCTCTCTTTGAAATGTACCAAAGAATTGTTTGTCTGCAATGTGTATGCAGTGTTTTGGACAAGAGTTTGACACAGCACAAGAGATATTTTTTCagctacaaataaaaacagaacaccTCTTAAATACCAGCATGATAaatgttattatattattagcAGTCCAAGATACACAATACTAATAAAAGCATTTGAGTATATAAAAACCTTCCAATTTACAGTTATGCTACCGTAGTTCTGCAATAAATACTAATATCATAAAGTTTGTGATTGTTTGCCTTTTGTATGTGATTTCATCATACTGTAATGTGTcccttttattttaattaccCACGCTATGTACTCACTGTAGGTTTGTAATTAGTCTTTGTTTATAATCAGAAAACTCTGATATAGCTAATCTActgctcttttgtcttttgtcccaTTGTCCTTCAGCTGATAAAGACTACCGTCAGCAGGCTCCTGTTCCTCTTGATTCAGAAACCCATGGCATAGAGGATGTAGCCATCTTTGCCAAAGGTCCCATGTCACACCTCTTCCATGGGGTCCAGGAGCAGAGCTACATCGCCCATGTCATGGCTTATGCTGCTTGTCTGGAGCCCTATGAAAACTGCAAGCTGCCTGAGCCCAACCACGCAGGAGCCATCCACCCAAGCCTCCTGCTCATCCTCATgggcctccttctcctctccctcagctCTGTCTGACTCTGAGATGACGGCCTCTGAAGAATTTGTGGTTACATTGGAATAACTATCCAATCAGGcattttggttgaaaaaaaaatctccctccctccatatATATTCTTTACACTTTACTTTCTGTGTAATTTAAAAGCTGTATAGTCGCACAACTTTGACATCCTTGCTATTTTGGATAGTCCTAGCTGATCAGAAActcttgtaaaaaaaacattactgtaaTACTGCATTGAACCCTGACTTTTAACTCTCCATTGAGTTTATTTATAATGTGTGTATAAtatgtaattatttttgaaatatttctgaatAAAGGAGTGATTTCCTACAGATCTTAGACAAAGATTGTCCTGTCATGTTTACCTGATTGTTGTAGAAAATCAAATGCCATTTATgccattttcttcctcttccagctTCCCATAGCCTGCTAGGCTTTAATACAGGTAAATGTTTATTCTTAAAAGCTGTAACACAGTGAGCGACTAAAACAAGTACGGTGTGTACGGTTTCAGTAAAGTCAGGCTATGATACATTATGGCGGAATCCTTCTTTAGCAGAAGACAAAGCATCTTTAATTCAAACATCAGGTAGAAAGACACACTAAGTACCAAAGTGAGACAGAAACTGCCTGTAAATACAAATTGAGACTGCGCCTCCCTTTCGAGTAACGTGATTGGTGACAATACAATGATTGTCCAATCAGATACGTCAGTGGGCGGGATGTCCGCTGCAAGCTGGCCAAAGcggatgtttgtgtgtttggagggaAGTTTAACCGAAAGCCATGCAGCTTTCGTGGACAAACAATTGATGTATGTTTTTAGAGTCTGAAAACAACACCCCTCTATGTATTTAAATGACAGATCTaatgcttttatattttattgttgtcTATCTGTATAGAAAAATGTAGTTCGGGGTGCGGAAAGTGTCAATAGGTTTTTGCAGCTTCTCGGTCGCGAAGAGCTCCGCTAGCTAGCGTTAGCCTCGAGTAAAAGTTATCCACAGCTTGCGGCACGTATTTAGGCTGCGGGCAAAATCGGAAGATGCCAGTATACGATCATAACTACTTTGTCAGCGGACAGTGTTGATCATGGACCGAAAGACGAAGAGGCTGGAAAGTCAGCTGTGCAAAGCGGTGAACGATGGAGATCCCAGGTGATGTTCTGCccactctctctttgttttgccCAGACATGCCTTCCGTCGAAAAAGATGCAAGGAGCAGGGTGGAAAATTACCATCCGAAAACTGGATACACTATCGTAACCAGTTTCATGTTATTTACAAGATGCAATATTGAAGTAACttgagtgtgtttgattttcCGGTCACGACTAAATTGTAACCGGTTACCTCCCCCTTAAAAGCCACCGCGCACTGCCTCTAATGTGTGTTCCTGTTGATCATTGTTGAAGCTGTAATGTAAAGTTACAGCATTAGTTTGCAAATATATAAGCATTGGCCTGGGATTAGTGAGACGCTTTGCAGATTGTGTGTGGTATACAATGTCATAATAAGGAGCAGGCTTTAAAGTATAAGCACACAGTGTCCCGATGAtctgtcaaattttttttttgccgtaaACACGTAGTTATAATAGCCCTACAGTGAGTATCAGCATTACTGACATCAGTGATGTAGTGACTGCTAGATATGCAGATAAGACAAACCATGATATTAGTATATATAGTAATAACATATACTTCTTTTTCAGTTCAGTATTTCTGtgttaaacacagaaacaacctgTGTGACATCATTTCAGACAGTGACTGTTGACATTTgtgtttataaaaataaaaggggCAGTTAAAAGCTTCTTGAATTTCTGGCACATCTGGGAAAACACATCAAAACTATATTATATGGAAAAGGGTCCAAATCCAGACATCATGGTAAAATTATACACTATATATAGAAACTGCTCTGTTAAAGGAGTTAGCAGTGACAGAAGAAGACCCTTACTAATGCTAACTGAAAGTGGAACTAACACCCCTGACAGTTTCAAAAAATACTAGACATTCACTAACTGTTATGTACATATAGAATTGTTgtataaatgttattttgtcCTGCAACATCATGTTAATGTATGCCGCAATGCAGTGTATATCAGATTGTAAGAGATCTCTCTTCCTTGGCAGATCTGTGCAGCTGCTTCTTTCACAAGGTGCGTGTCCTGACTTGGTGGGTAGTAAAGGGGTGGCTGCGATACACTTGGCTGTtggcaaagagacagagaagaacaCACGCTGCTTGAAAATGTTACTGCAGTATGGAGCGGACCCCAATACCAGGTGTGAatacaaatgacaaaaatctgCATGTCACTGTGCTAGATAATATTCCTCATCACACTCTCCACCTCTACTAACTTCAAAAgccatttatttgaaattacttttaaaattctgttcaaTGAATGCAGCATTCTTAAGTGCATATAAAGGTTATGCAGATTTCTGAGCAGTCTTCCACACCCTTTTTGCATCATATAAAAGCATGCAGCGACTTTCTGCATTATGCTCTCTCCAGTATGCTGTCCCATAATTATTATGTGATGTTTTGTAAAGTTGTGTATTTACTTGCATTTCTTCCAGGTCATCAGAGGGCCTAACTCCTCTTCACATTGGTGCTCTGTGGGGATGTTATCAGAATCTGAAAATGCTCTTGATGAACGGAGGGGACCCAAATATTAAAGATAATGTAAGAATTGTTTTTTCTTGTATCGTCAGTATTTTTACATATGGGAAGTGCATGGGCCAGGTTTCAAGACACGGAAAATCAGTTTGTTATTAAAATACATACAGTAATTACAAATTCTCCTAATGTCTGTTCAGTTTGGTTTATGCCTGTTGTCTCCTTCATTCATGCAGGAAGGGAATACGCCAGGGCAGCTTGCAGAGCAACAGGAGAATCGAAAATGCGCCCTTCTCCTCCAGGAGTACCAGGCCAGCTCagtggacacagaggaggatgaCCTGCCTCAATTCCAATATTGTAAGATAATCTTTTTGAAAGCTCTGTCCATGTCCTCATCCTTGTACTTGAACACTAGCAGATTGTCATATCATAGTAATATCACAATTATTAAACTGTTTGCAAACCAGTGAAGTGTTAACTTGTTTAAATCCCTGGAATTTTCATAATCACACATAATAAACTGAAAACTTAGTAATATTTTTAGCGTGGAAACTCTGTATTGACTTTGGATATTGCATGATTTGAATAACACTGAGAGCCAGGGCAGAAAATACTTTGTCAATACCTGCTATCTGTACCTAATTTACTTCGAAATTTGTCAGTAACTATTTTTCCAGTCATTTTTTACCTTACCGTACAAATTGTGTTAatttatgtatgttttattttcaccacAGCTGTGTACTCAGACCAAGCGGACATGTCCAGCTATCCTGAATCAGACTACAGCTTCAGTTCACACTCATCTATGATAAGTGACTTTGGCGAAGCCCCTTTGAGTAGCACAAGGCGCTCATCATTTTTAAACCTATCTAACATTAATGGGAGGCCAAGTTGCAGAGGAATATCCTATAACAGACTTTCTGATATGGACACGAAGAGGCATCACAGCCAGGACTGGAACAATTCCTCTGCACGTTGGGCATCTGAAGGTCCCTCCATATTATCAAGCACCCGCATGTCTGCAGTGGGACTTGCGGCTCCATTGCCAGTTCTTAAGGaatgtgatttatttactgaCGATGATGTGTTCACGTCAGAAGCAAATGAACATGCTGCTACAACTGATGGCAGAATCTGTTCCTCCAGAAGAGACACTGTTCAAGTGTTGCCCTCCAGGCAAGCGAGCCGCAAGAGCGTGAGCTTTTTGGATGTAGATGAATATTTCCCAGTCTTTGGTATTGAATCTCCCAAGCAGCAACCTGCTGTTGATGGCAGCACCAGCAACTTACCCTTTGACCCCTCAGAGTACTCTGACTTCCTGGATACAGAACGCATGGCCactgttttacagaaacagGGCATTGACGTCACATCACCGGaccatgtttatgttttctgcCGGGATAGCAGTGAGAGCACAGAAGAGGACATGGAGAAAACAGTCATCAGTCGTTGTGCTTTGGAAGAGAGTGATGATGAACAGGAGGGGGAAAATCCAAAAGAGGATCAGGTGAATATACCTGAAGAGCCAGCACGTTCATGTGGGGGCAGCAGTAGCAGTGGGACCACAAGTAGTCGTTACAGTAGCTGTGATAGTGACCATTACACCAGTGCTCTGGATGCTTCCATACACCACAGACATGTTTTACTCCCTGCAGAAGAGGTGGCTTCTGTTGGGGCTAAAACTGGCAAAAACTTTGAGACTTCTAAAGACTCTGATTCTGAAATTACGAGGCGAGATGGGAATCTCACACCAGATCAACCCCGTGTTGATTCAAAACCTGAAGCTATAGAACATTTACCAGGTTTCCTTGAGAAACTGAACTTACATGAAACAAACCACTTGAACAATGATGTTTTCGATCCTAGTGGTCCTGTTGTGGATACTACAAGCAAAGATCGTATTGAAAAGGTGGCTACAAAGGTAACAGCAGAGACCAGATCAGATGATGCTGTTGAGGTATTAGAGGGAGTAGCTGACCTTCCATTCACACCCAGTCCTTTCGTAACTGGCAGGACTCGCTCAAGGTTGAGTCGCTGCTCGCTGAGAACAAGCAGAACGCCTGAGAGCCTCTTCCTTACGTCTTCTCTGTTTGAGGAGACCCTACCTACACCAGTTCGAACGCGCCGCCAGACGCCCAGATCTCAGAGCAGCGAAGACTATTACAGTTCACCACGTGCACCTTATTATACATCATCCTATTCAGAGggtagcacagagacagactccTTGCCTACTCATTGCCCAGACACACAGTCCAGCACCCTGAGACCTGGTTCAAGTGTTAGCAATAGCCAAGCGGATACCCTCATCCTCTCCAAGAGCGTAAATGGCAGCACCACTGAATCACAGACTTTATCTGATACAGTCGTACTGGAGAAAAATCAGGACTGTTCAGCTGATGCTTATGAAAGGAACCTTGCTGAGATTGCACTTGCTGTGCAAGGCCAAGACAGGGATCTTACTGGAGGTGGGGATTTTATGACAGATGATCTGACAAGTACAGATGACTCAACAACAAAGGGAAATGTAAATGATGCCGCTGTTGGGAGCAGAGTTGACAGCCTAAAAAATGAAGATGTCTGGATCACTGAGGATTGTACCTCTCAACCGGACTCTGTGTCATCTTCATCCAGCTCCAGCTATTTTTCCCCAAGGAGGTCCAGGGAAGACACTGACCTTCCGTGCACCCCGGGCACTGGATGCACCCCAAGGTACAGCATGAGCAGGCTGTCGAGCTGCCGCAGGCCACAGCACCTGGCTAACTTGTCTTACACACCTGGTGGGCGTCCGCACATTGAGGACCTGGATGAACCAGTGGAGTACCTCTACACTGATACAGAACAGGGCCACAAGTTGATTGAGACCCACGTCCCGCCTACAGCTAACACCTCACTCAGCTCCAGCATGAGCACTACCAGCAGCGAGGAGACCATCCTTTATGATTGGCGTTCCATGCAGACTGATATGACAAGCAACACAGGAAAGGAGAACCAGAAGCCTCAGATGGTGTctcaga includes:
- the LOC121183404 gene encoding alkaline phosphatase-like, which produces MVNTMASKYKLIFTGLLIFISVQWTVCISEEELHASYWNNKGRQALHSALKIQPNVHQAKNLILFLGDGMGIPTVTAARILKGQLAGKSGEETSLVMDTFPYLALSKTYNVDQQMPDSAGTATAYLCGVKANYGTLGVTAATPRSNCSASYGNEVTSVLHRAKKAGKSVGIVTTTRVQHASPGANYAHSADRSWYSDSDLPAEAVQNGCRDIAYQLISNTEINVILGGGRQYMFPRDKPDPEYPSSTGDRKDGQNLVTEWMKNKKNVKYVWNKADFDAVNPANTDFLMGLFEPKDCRYELDRDSSMDPSLTEMMEKAIQILSKNPKGFFLFVEGGRIDHGHHAGKAKRALYEAVEFDRAIGRAAELTSELDTLSVVTADHSHVFAFGGHSVRGNSVFGVSRSIAEDKKHFTTAVYGNGPGYQIVNGTRPDMNQSISSDKDYRQQAPVPLDSETHGIEDVAIFAKGPMSHLFHGVQEQSYIAHVMAYAACLEPYENCKLPEPNHAGAIHPSLLLILMGLLLLSLSSV
- the ankle1 gene encoding ankyrin repeat and LEM domain-containing protein 1; its protein translation is MDRKTKRLESQLCKAVNDGDPRSVQLLLSQGACPDLVGSKGVAAIHLAVGKETEKNTRCLKMLLQYGADPNTRSSEGLTPLHIGALWGCYQNLKMLLMNGGDPNIKDNEGNTPGQLAEQQENRKCALLLQEYQASSVDTEEDDLPQFQYSVYSDQADMSSYPESDYSFSSHSSMISDFGEAPLSSTRRSSFLNLSNINGRPSCRGISYNRLSDMDTKRHHSQDWNNSSARWASEGPSILSSTRMSAVGLAAPLPVLKECDLFTDDDVFTSEANEHAATTDGRICSSRRDTVQVLPSRQASRKSVSFLDVDEYFPVFGIESPKQQPAVDGSTSNLPFDPSEYSDFLDTERMATVLQKQGIDVTSPDHVYVFCRDSSESTEEDMEKTVISRCALEESDDEQEGENPKEDQVNIPEEPARSCGGSSSSGTTSSRYSSCDSDHYTSALDASIHHRHVLLPAEEVASVGAKTGKNFETSKDSDSEITRRDGNLTPDQPRVDSKPEAIEHLPGFLEKLNLHETNHLNNDVFDPSGPVVDTTSKDRIEKVATKVTAETRSDDAVEVLEGVADLPFTPSPFVTGRTRSRLSRCSLRTSRTPESLFLTSSLFEETLPTPVRTRRQTPRSQSSEDYYSSPRAPYYTSSYSEGSTETDSLPTHCPDTQSSTLRPGSSVSNSQADTLILSKSVNGSTTESQTLSDTVVLEKNQDCSADAYERNLAEIALAVQGQDRDLTGGGDFMTDDLTSTDDSTTKGNVNDAAVGSRVDSLKNEDVWITEDCTSQPDSVSSSSSSSYFSPRRSREDTDLPCTPGTGCTPRYSMSRLSSCRRPQHLANLSYTPGGRPHIEDLDEPVEYLYTDTEQGHKLIETHVPPTANTSLSSSMSTTSSEETILYDWRSMQTDMTSNTGKENQKPQMVSQKQENDEGEDILVPETKGMTDKELRLKLVELGESPGPISSRTRPTYMRRLCRLLQSNSQSPRHQKQLDQPQTDLGYTPELCQALQTFKLPDCQADEQALCQQFDQPDQNRKWREGIIKSSFNYLLLDPRVTKNLPFRSHTMTPQECFQTFIHAIFYVGKGKRSRPYSHLYEALEYYRGDKTSKTLCRKVQHILQVWKAGQGVISLHCFQNVIPVEAYTREACMVEAIGLKMLTNQKRGDFYGVVSNWQAKRKRELGVHLLYRAMQIFLAEGERQLRPADIRQ